In Mixophyes fleayi isolate aMixFle1 chromosome 11, aMixFle1.hap1, whole genome shotgun sequence, one DNA window encodes the following:
- the LOC142107563 gene encoding coiled-coil domain-containing protein 30-like, producing MELTLSKSKAEKEQQWISKITAENDHLNEEKRHLFQKVTEQEAAERNHKWNLLSVQNRANILDEENKQLQENLLQLFNQVGLLERVLKKLQALNLADITKMIPSECLLRPDVILNERFSEIEPSSSSMILKVVDDDAKFVETPEIPVSLSLSRSDTSEVGYLNVVSPGDPITSPEKSVAPASCTEDV from the exons ATGGAACTCACATTGTCAAAGAGCAAGGCAGAGAAG GAGCAGCAGTGGATCAGTAAAATCACAGCTGAGAACGACCATCTGAATGAAGAAAAGAGACATCTGTTCCAGAAGGTTACAGAGCAGGAGGCTGCAGAGAGGAACCACAAGTGGAACCTGCTATCCGTACAGAACAG GGCTAATATTCTAGACGAAGAGAACAAACAGCTGCAGGAAAATCTACTCCAGCTCTTTAACCAAGTGGGGTTACTGGAGAGGGTACTAAAGAAACTTCAAGCCCTCAATCTGGCA GATATTACAAAGATGATCCCTTCTGAGTGTCTGCTGAGGCCTGATGTAATATTAAATGAGAG ATTCTCCGAGATTGAACCTTCCAGTTCGTCCATGATTTTAAAAGTAGTTGATGATGATGCAAAGTTTGTGGAAACCCCAGAAATACCAGTGTCCCTGTCTTTATCACGCTCAGACACATCAGAAGTCGGATACCTTAATGTTGTTTCCCCTGGGGACCCCATCACCTCTCCGGAAAAGTCAGTGGCTCCGGCCTCGTGTACGGAGGATGTTTGA